The proteins below come from a single Brachyspira hampsonii genomic window:
- a CDS encoding Fur family transcriptional regulator — translation MNNTRNTIQKQVILNAVRELKNHPTSEEVYNYIKPNFPSISLGTVYRNLNLLSETKEIQKLSIIDDAVRFDHITNDHYHFQCGKCKKLLDIPMEYQKKLDELVSKEYDVDVFKHDIVFTGTCKNCKDC, via the coding sequence ATGAATAATACAAGAAATACAATACAAAAGCAGGTGATTTTAAATGCTGTTAGAGAGCTTAAAAATCACCCAACTTCAGAAGAAGTTTATAATTATATAAAACCAAACTTTCCATCTATAAGTTTGGGTACAGTGTATAGAAATCTAAATTTGCTGTCAGAAACTAAAGAGATTCAAAAATTATCTATAATAGATGATGCTGTTCGCTTTGATCATATAACTAACGATCATTATCATTTTCAGTGTGGTAAATGTAAGAAATTGTTGGATATACCTATGGAATATCAGAAAAAACTAGATGAATTAGTTTCCAAAGAATATGATGTAGATGTATTTAAACATGATATTGTATTTACAGGTACTTGCAAAAATTGTAAAGATTGTTAA
- a CDS encoding glycoside hydrolase family 57 protein: protein MSKGYLALVLHAHLPYVRHPEHENFLEEEWLYEAITETYIPLLDAYDRMVNDGVNFKITMSVTPPLMNMLANELLQNRYVNYIEKLIKLSELECERTSLDPSFHYTAEFYKNKFKKIRDIFVYKYNKNLLNGFRYFLERGNLEIITCGATHGFFPFMQEYPKAIEAQLKMAVKTHEKHLGRKPTGIWLGECGFFPGLEKHLANNGIKYFFVDTHGIMYADKVPKYGVYAPLYCSRESRVAAFGRDIESSRSVWSAEVGYPGDFRYREFYRDIGYDLPFEYIKDFIQSNGLRKNTGIKYYRITGKDCPKEPYNPEWAMEAAGEHAGNFMFNREKQIEYLDSVMDRPPIVVSPYDAELFGHWWYEGPMFIEFLMRKIHYDQNTIETITPKEYLERHPVNQISMPSMSSWGANGYGEVWLNGTNGWIYRHLHKAAERMIELAHDYYNETGLYERALNQAARELLLAQSSDWAFIMHTGTMVEYAVNMTKLYIKRFTDLYYAIKNRDLNEEWLRKIEWRDDIFPEMDFRIYS from the coding sequence ATGTCAAAAGGCTATTTAGCTTTAGTGCTGCATGCTCACTTACCTTATGTGAGACACCCTGAACATGAAAATTTTTTGGAGGAAGAATGGCTGTATGAAGCTATCACAGAAACTTATATACCTCTACTAGATGCTTATGACAGAATGGTTAATGATGGTGTTAACTTCAAGATAACTATGAGCGTAACTCCTCCTCTTATGAATATGCTTGCTAATGAATTGCTTCAAAATAGATATGTTAATTATATAGAGAAGTTAATAAAATTATCAGAATTGGAGTGTGAAAGAACTTCATTAGATCCTAGTTTTCATTATACTGCTGAATTCTATAAAAATAAGTTTAAAAAGATAAGAGATATTTTTGTTTATAAATATAATAAAAATTTATTGAATGGTTTCAGATACTTTTTAGAGAGAGGGAATTTAGAGATAATTACCTGCGGTGCGACACATGGATTTTTCCCATTTATGCAGGAATATCCTAAAGCAATAGAAGCCCAATTAAAAATGGCTGTAAAAACCCATGAAAAACATTTGGGCAGAAAGCCTACAGGAATATGGTTAGGCGAATGTGGTTTCTTTCCCGGACTTGAAAAGCATCTTGCCAATAATGGTATTAAATATTTCTTTGTTGATACTCATGGTATAATGTATGCTGATAAAGTACCTAAATATGGAGTTTATGCTCCTTTATACTGTTCAAGAGAGAGTAGGGTAGCAGCTTTCGGAAGAGATATAGAGAGTTCAAGAAGCGTGTGGAGTGCCGAAGTAGGTTATCCGGGAGATTTCAGATACAGAGAATTTTATAGAGATATAGGTTATGATTTGCCTTTCGAGTATATTAAAGATTTTATACAGAGCAACGGACTTAGAAAAAATACAGGAATAAAATACTATAGAATTACAGGAAAAGACTGTCCAAAAGAGCCTTATAATCCAGAGTGGGCTATGGAGGCAGCTGGAGAGCATGCTGGAAACTTTATGTTCAACAGAGAAAAACAAATCGAGTATTTAGATTCTGTTATGGACAGACCTCCTATAGTTGTATCTCCTTATGATGCTGAACTTTTTGGGCATTGGTGGTATGAAGGTCCTATGTTCATAGAGTTTTTAATGAGAAAGATACATTATGATCAAAACACTATAGAAACCATTACTCCTAAAGAATATTTAGAAAGACATCCTGTAAATCAAATATCAATGCCTTCAATGTCAAGCTGGGGAGCTAATGGATACGGAGAAGTTTGGCTTAATGGTACTAATGGCTGGATATACAGGCATTTGCATAAAGCTGCTGAGAGAATGATAGAATTGGCACATGATTATTATAATGAAACAGGGCTTTATGAAAGGGCATTGAATCAGGCGGCCAGAGAATTACTGCTTGCTCAAAGCAGCGACTGGGCTTTCATTATGCATACAGGTACTATGGTTGAATATGCTGTTAATATGACAAAATTATATATAAAGAGATTCACAGACCTCTATTATGCTATTAAAAACAGAGATTTGAATGAAGAATGGCTAAGAAAAATAGAGTGGCGTGATGATATATTCCCAGAGATGGATTTTAGAATATACAGTTAA
- a CDS encoding LysM peptidoglycan-binding domain-containing protein: MKNIFKYASIIGCTFASLNFAADYTDYKVKNGDTLFGIAFAHDMSANEFLKINNIKDPDKYNLKVGEILKVKEKGYTLVYDSDNKVFGLKGEEGSSYKDYKVKNGDTLFGIAFAHGMTANEFLAINNIKDANKYNLRVGETLKVANNQKESNASSSNNNIDNINNNNTESYDTYKVKSGDTLYGIAFSHGMTASEFLKINNIDDPDKYKLYVGKTMYVKSSKKENNTNNEKEAEKEIEYYTVKSGDTLYGIAFQNDISVNDFLKINNIDDPLKYKLRTGEKLKIYARANTSNAQSKTIKTYKVKNGDTLGEIALKNSMSLKDLLELNNLNNNYVLKIGDTLKIYDNINISSSSKQSSYRTLENYKVKNGDTLSEIALARGMDLVELYSINNINDKYILKIGDTLKVYANPKKTTALVISNYKVQSGDTLYSIAQKHKMDLRDLMQLNNIKNANEYKLYAGANIKIKIAKMVPYSFNDDSLLPESSFIWPYKGIIISGYGVASDKLANRGVNILGDVGDKVIASDDGIVEYADNIRGFGTVIILKHKNGYNTSYAHLSKINVKLGDIVKKGDYIGDIGNTGMIDRSELYFKISYQGRSIDPVKLLPKS, from the coding sequence ATGAAAAATATTTTTAAATATGCTTCTATTATAGGATGCACTTTCGCTTCTCTAAATTTTGCTGCTGATTATACAGATTATAAAGTAAAAAATGGAGATACTTTATTTGGAATAGCATTTGCCCATGACATGAGTGCAAATGAATTTTTAAAAATAAATAATATTAAAGATCCTGATAAATATAATCTTAAAGTTGGAGAAATTTTAAAAGTAAAAGAAAAAGGCTATACTCTTGTGTATGATTCTGATAATAAAGTTTTCGGCTTGAAAGGAGAGGAAGGAAGCTCATATAAAGACTATAAAGTAAAAAATGGAGATACTCTATTTGGCATAGCATTCGCACATGGAATGACTGCTAATGAATTTCTGGCTATAAATAATATTAAAGATGCCAATAAATACAATCTTAGAGTTGGAGAAACTCTTAAAGTGGCAAACAATCAAAAAGAAAGTAATGCTTCAAGTTCAAATAATAATATAGATAATATTAATAATAACAATACAGAAAGTTATGATACTTATAAAGTAAAAAGCGGAGACACTTTATATGGAATAGCCTTCTCTCATGGTATGACAGCAAGTGAATTTTTGAAGATAAATAATATAGATGATCCTGATAAATATAAACTATATGTAGGTAAAACTATGTATGTAAAATCATCTAAAAAAGAAAATAATACAAATAATGAAAAAGAGGCAGAAAAAGAAATAGAATATTATACTGTTAAAAGCGGCGATACCTTATATGGAATAGCATTTCAAAATGATATCAGCGTAAATGATTTTCTAAAAATTAATAATATAGATGATCCTTTAAAATATAAATTAAGAACAGGTGAAAAATTAAAAATATATGCAAGAGCAAATACATCTAATGCACAAAGCAAAACTATAAAAACATATAAAGTAAAAAACGGAGATACTCTTGGAGAAATAGCATTAAAAAATTCTATGTCTCTAAAAGACCTGCTTGAGTTAAATAATCTTAATAATAATTATGTACTAAAAATCGGAGATACTTTAAAAATATATGATAATATTAATATAAGCAGTTCTTCAAAACAATCTTCATATAGAACCTTAGAAAATTATAAAGTTAAAAACGGAGATACTTTAAGCGAAATAGCATTAGCAAGGGGAATGGATTTAGTAGAGTTATATTCCATAAATAATATAAATGATAAATATATTTTGAAAATTGGAGATACTCTTAAAGTATATGCTAATCCTAAAAAAACAACTGCTTTAGTAATATCAAATTATAAAGTACAAAGCGGAGATACTTTATATTCCATAGCTCAAAAACATAAAATGGATTTAAGAGATTTAATGCAGCTTAATAATATAAAAAATGCGAATGAATATAAATTATATGCAGGAGCAAATATAAAAATAAAAATAGCCAAAATGGTTCCATACTCTTTTAATGATGACAGTTTATTGCCTGAAAGTTCTTTTATATGGCCTTATAAAGGAATAATAATTTCAGGATATGGAGTAGCTTCTGATAAACTTGCAAACAGAGGTGTAAATATATTAGGAGATGTAGGCGATAAAGTTATAGCTTCTGATGATGGAATCGTGGAATATGCTGATAATATAAGAGGATTCGGTACTGTTATTATACTTAAACATAAAAACGGATATAATACCTCTTATGCCCATCTTTCTAAAATAAATGTTAAACTTGGGGATATTGTGAAAAAAGGTGATTATATAGGAGATATAGGAAATACAGGTATGATAGACAGAAGCGAATTATATTTTAAAATTTCTTATCAGGGAAGATCTATAGATCCTGTAAAACTTCTTCCAAAAAGCTAA
- a CDS encoding acylphosphatase has protein sequence MFKVDIILKGRVQGVGFRYYAKQVADEMKVSGKVWNNYDGSVEVIGYLQTKNDIDEFIEKIKIGPQMSSVKEVTVTVMPSDPPMDDVFEIAN, from the coding sequence ATGTTTAAAGTAGATATTATATTAAAAGGAAGAGTTCAAGGCGTAGGTTTCAGGTACTATGCCAAACAGGTAGCTGATGAAATGAAAGTCAGCGGAAAAGTATGGAATAATTATGACGGTTCTGTAGAAGTCATAGGATATTTACAGACTAAAAATGATATTGATGAGTTTATAGAAAAAATCAAAATAGGACCTCAGATGTCTAGTGTTAAAGAGGTAACTGTTACAGTTATGCCTTCTGATCCGCCTATGGATGATGTTTTTGAAATAGCAAATTAA
- a CDS encoding class I SAM-dependent methyltransferase, which produces MYNIEITIKNIDLKFISNDKLFSPKNIDIGTLSMIDEVNFENENKILDLGCGYGVVGILAAKIIGENKVVMCDIDSEAVEASKNNAVLNNVSNISIVQSDGLKSIIDKDFSMILSNPPYHTDFSVAKHFIESGFYKLTLNGKFIMVTKRLDWYKNKLSSVFGGVKVKEKNGYYIFISEKRNMLDSNKLKKRLKKENRDTLKSMKSNKKNYK; this is translated from the coding sequence ATGTACAATATAGAAATTACTATAAAAAATATTGATTTAAAATTTATTTCAAATGATAAGTTATTTTCGCCTAAAAATATAGATATAGGAACATTATCTATGATTGATGAGGTAAATTTTGAAAATGAGAATAAAATTTTAGATTTAGGATGCGGATACGGAGTTGTGGGAATATTAGCAGCAAAGATAATAGGTGAAAATAAAGTAGTTATGTGCGATATAGATTCTGAAGCTGTAGAAGCATCAAAAAATAATGCTGTTTTAAATAATGTTTCAAATATCAGTATTGTTCAAAGCGACGGATTAAAAAGCATAATTGATAAAGATTTTTCTATGATACTTTCTAATCCGCCTTATCATACAGACTTTTCTGTTGCTAAGCATTTTATAGAATCAGGTTTTTATAAACTAACATTGAATGGTAAATTCATTATGGTAACTAAAAGGCTTGATTGGTATAAAAATAAACTTTCATCTGTTTTCGGCGGTGTAAAGGTGAAAGAGAAAAATGGATATTATATTTTTATATCTGAAAAGAGAAATATGCTTGACTCAAATAAATTAAAGAAAAGATTAAAAAAAGAGAATAGAGATACTCTTAAAAGTATGAAATCTAATAAAAAGAATTATAAATGA
- a CDS encoding phosphatase PAP2 family protein: MENKQNNINDDSPKNQRKIRKKIKKILKKRRKQKRLSYINNLPLIRFMSNIDSKLFLKIFKDNRKGPVKTFMKFMSRMGDGYIWMIIYLIFYMFRIDYAPLYFSRAVTGIFICIFLFLYIKSFFSRTRPYQKHAKIPFMYPPDKHSFPSGHTMVAFSVSFSMGSYSLYSALLFYPIASLIAFSRVYVGLHYPFDVIFGIIFGTIIGFLANILFFYITGLPIIGHL; this comes from the coding sequence ATGGAAAACAAACAAAATAACATTAATGATGATAGCCCAAAAAATCAGAGAAAAATTAGAAAAAAAATTAAAAAAATTCTAAAAAAGCGAAGAAAGCAAAAAAGGCTCAGCTATATAAATAATCTTCCATTGATAAGATTTATGTCTAATATAGACAGTAAATTATTCTTAAAAATATTTAAAGATAATAGAAAAGGTCCTGTAAAAACCTTTATGAAATTTATGAGCAGAATGGGAGACGGATATATATGGATGATAATTTATTTGATATTTTATATGTTTAGAATAGATTATGCCCCTTTATATTTTTCAAGAGCCGTAACGGGAATATTTATCTGCATATTTTTATTTTTATATATAAAAAGTTTCTTCAGCAGAACGCGTCCCTATCAAAAGCATGCCAAAATACCATTTATGTACCCTCCTGATAAGCATTCATTTCCATCAGGTCATACAATGGTAGCTTTTTCGGTATCATTTTCTATGGGAAGCTATAGTTTATATTCTGCTTTGCTGTTTTACCCTATAGCATCTCTTATAGCATTCAGCCGTGTATATGTAGGACTTCATTATCCTTTTGATGTAATATTCGGTATAATTTTTGGTACTATAATAGGCTTTTTGGCTAATATATTATTTTTCTATATAACAGGACTTCCTATAATAGGTCATTTATAA
- a CDS encoding pyridoxine kinase: protein MLVGNDAYEKFIDYIENIINFNFLSHIPGSDDTVEMQRESIINIVKRSNTNESFLEYISYTYTIFENDIIRQLLSISWIKGNGEEDKIINDDKFELNNEELVNYVSILLVLRDIMHTSYIASLPLYYEYKYEQKEFIDKAREMIEHSVSNISTLENINPIFISIAAKSVLPYSMTNDELSSSSKLIAILFNLSRIMASYPYTDKIIENTQPIFSSALYNLVNNASFLGLDYKMIRVIYDKAKIGEINWKN, encoded by the coding sequence GTGCTTGTAGGAAATGATGCTTATGAAAAGTTTATCGATTATATAGAAAATATTATAAACTTTAATTTTTTATCTCATATACCCGGTTCTGATGATACTGTAGAAATGCAAAGAGAATCTATTATTAATATAGTGAAAAGATCAAATACTAATGAATCTTTTTTAGAATATATATCATATACATATACGATATTTGAAAATGATATAATCAGACAATTACTATCTATTTCTTGGATTAAAGGAAATGGGGAAGAAGATAAAATAATCAATGATGATAAGTTTGAACTAAATAATGAAGAATTAGTTAATTATGTATCTATACTTCTAGTTTTAAGAGATATAATGCATACAAGTTATATAGCATCTCTTCCTCTATATTATGAATATAAATATGAGCAGAAAGAGTTTATTGATAAAGCAAGAGAAATGATAGAACATTCTGTATCTAATATATCTACTTTAGAGAATATTAATCCCATATTTATATCAATAGCGGCAAAAAGTGTTCTTCCTTATTCTATGACAAATGATGAGCTTTCTTCCTCATCTAAGCTTATAGCAATACTTTTTAATTTATCAAGAATAATGGCTTCATATCCTTATACTGATAAGATTATTGAAAATACTCAGCCTATATTCTCAAGTGCTTTATATAATTTGGTGAATAATGCTTCTTTCTTGGGATTGGATTATAAGATGATAAGAGTGATATACGATAAAGCAAAGATAGGAGAAATAAATTGGAAAAATTAA
- a CDS encoding efflux RND transporter permease subunit, whose amino-acid sequence MRTIIETVVKRPVTILMVILSVIILGIVSLSKLSIDFMPSIEVPYVSIYTSYRNAGPEEIEKSVTKIIEGAVATVNDIKEITSTSRENASDVTIEFNWGTDLNDASEDIREALEQVIDLLPDNAEKPVIRKFSTDDISLMEVAVYGINDQAALYNIADNQIAPQIKQAKGVAQAEVLGGLKNEIKIDVNLNRLKAYNININDIASVLARDNNNLVGGQANQGFYRYTIRTMGEIKSVDDIKNTIIDLKTDDLGNSSIVKIQDLAEVYEGYDDDVNIIKINGENSISISVSKESGANTAEVSKNVIKQLEEYNFPQGIKYEIMFNTADSINESIAGVLDAAWQGGLFAIIVLMIYMWNIRTVSIIAISIPLSIIVTFTLMYFMDVTLNVISLSGLVLGIGMMVDNSIVVLENIFYYRHHGYGKYSSAINGAYKVSLAISASTFTTIAVFLPFLYIEGMVSQIFRDLCITVTISMIASLLVAILIVPMFGARLITNKKLKLLSKFEALSNKYIHNNMKNLYDKILSFAIRRKKTVLIPSMVLVFAVIFLGVNFIGKEGFPETDEGQFMVRVTMPIGTKYEQTESFIGLMENDIREIVKDDLIKIQSRIRKGNEANSANIRIELKSKSNGRKGSIEDYIELVREKLQIYPAKINVMALGSSSGGSSGEAIKIEMLGDDVEQAKELGDRIVSAISNIEGIRGAMVDIDESNRELQIYVNRDIAAKMGLKVNDVARIINTSFAGRTATTITPENSDFTDVDVNVQLENIDKVTIDDVKKISIPVKGVLIPLSSIADIVKSYGPNRIYRKERKRYTTVIANIYERPLNEVITEVRNTIDNNVFIPNGIYINYGGDFEDMNEAFGQLIQALILALVLVYAIMASQFESLIAPFVIAFAIPFGFAGSLIALFITNTTLNAYSAIGFIVLIGIVVNNGIVLIDYMNQIMHEQHIKGDEAALLAGKRRLRPVLMTTLTTILGILPMTLGIGSGNEMYKPLATALLGGLVVSTMFTLIIVPTIYAAIRNKIPLKDYDKKDKESANDFAVNNALNSKS is encoded by the coding sequence ATGAGAACAATAATAGAAACAGTTGTAAAAAGACCTGTAACTATACTTATGGTTATTCTATCAGTGATTATTTTAGGTATTGTAAGCCTGTCAAAACTTTCAATAGATTTCATGCCTAGTATAGAAGTTCCTTATGTAAGCATATATACAAGCTATAGAAATGCCGGTCCTGAGGAGATAGAAAAATCGGTTACCAAAATCATTGAAGGAGCTGTAGCTACGGTAAATGATATAAAAGAAATTACTTCTACATCAAGAGAAAATGCATCGGATGTAACAATAGAGTTTAATTGGGGAACAGATTTAAATGATGCTTCAGAAGATATAAGAGAAGCATTGGAACAGGTTATAGATTTGCTTCCGGATAATGCAGAAAAACCTGTAATAAGGAAATTTAGTACAGATGATATTTCATTAATGGAAGTTGCTGTTTACGGCATAAATGATCAGGCGGCTTTATATAATATAGCGGATAATCAAATAGCACCTCAAATAAAGCAGGCTAAAGGTGTAGCTCAGGCTGAAGTTTTAGGTGGATTAAAAAATGAAATAAAAATAGATGTTAATTTAAATAGATTAAAAGCATATAATATTAATATAAATGATATAGCTTCTGTACTTGCAAGGGATAATAACAACTTAGTAGGAGGACAGGCGAATCAGGGTTTTTACAGATATACAATAAGAACAATGGGAGAAATCAAAAGTGTTGATGATATAAAAAATACTATTATTGATTTGAAAACAGATGATTTAGGCAATTCTTCTATAGTAAAAATACAGGATTTAGCTGAGGTTTATGAAGGATATGATGATGATGTTAATATAATAAAGATTAACGGTGAAAATTCTATATCAATATCTGTAAGTAAAGAGTCCGGAGCTAATACGGCAGAAGTTTCTAAAAATGTAATAAAGCAATTAGAAGAATATAATTTTCCTCAAGGCATAAAATACGAAATAATGTTTAATACAGCAGATAGTATAAATGAGTCTATAGCAGGTGTTCTTGATGCTGCTTGGCAGGGCGGACTTTTTGCAATTATCGTTCTTATGATATATATGTGGAATATTAGAACTGTATCTATAATAGCCATATCAATACCTCTTTCTATAATAGTAACTTTTACTCTTATGTATTTTATGGATGTTACTTTAAATGTGATATCTCTTTCAGGACTTGTGCTTGGAATAGGGATGATGGTTGATAATTCCATTGTAGTGCTTGAGAATATATTTTATTACAGACATCATGGCTATGGAAAATATTCATCAGCTATTAACGGAGCTTACAAAGTATCGCTTGCTATTTCAGCTTCTACTTTTACTACTATTGCTGTATTTCTTCCTTTTTTATATATTGAGGGTATGGTTAGTCAAATTTTTAGAGATTTATGTATTACAGTTACAATATCAATGATAGCTTCATTGCTGGTTGCTATTTTGATAGTACCTATGTTCGGAGCAAGACTTATAACAAATAAAAAATTAAAACTTTTGTCAAAATTTGAAGCTTTAAGTAATAAATACATACATAATAATATGAAAAATCTTTATGATAAAATTCTGAGTTTTGCAATAAGACGAAAAAAAACAGTATTAATACCGTCTATGGTACTAGTATTTGCAGTGATATTCTTAGGTGTTAATTTTATTGGTAAGGAGGGATTTCCTGAAACAGATGAAGGTCAGTTTATGGTTCGCGTAACTATGCCTATAGGTACAAAATATGAACAGACAGAGTCATTTATTGGGCTTATGGAAAATGATATAAGAGAAATAGTTAAAGATGATTTAATTAAAATTCAATCAAGGATAAGAAAAGGAAATGAGGCAAATAGTGCTAATATAAGGATAGAATTAAAATCTAAAAGCAATGGAAGAAAAGGGAGTATTGAAGATTATATAGAATTGGTAAGAGAAAAACTTCAAATATATCCGGCAAAAATAAATGTTATGGCATTGGGTTCTAGTTCAGGAGGATCATCAGGAGAGGCTATAAAAATAGAGATGCTTGGAGATGATGTTGAGCAGGCAAAAGAACTTGGCGACAGAATAGTAAGTGCTATATCAAATATAGAAGGCATAAGAGGGGCAATGGTTGATATTGATGAATCAAACAGGGAACTTCAAATATATGTTAATAGAGACATTGCCGCTAAAATGGGACTTAAAGTTAATGATGTTGCAAGAATAATAAATACAAGTTTTGCAGGAAGAACAGCTACTACAATAACTCCTGAAAATTCTGACTTTACAGATGTAGATGTTAATGTTCAGCTTGAAAATATTGATAAGGTTACAATAGATGATGTAAAAAAGATAAGCATACCTGTAAAAGGTGTATTGATACCGTTATCATCAATAGCTGACATAGTAAAAAGTTACGGTCCAAATAGAATATACAGAAAGGAGCGAAAGAGGTATACAACTGTAATTGCCAATATTTATGAAAGACCTTTAAATGAAGTTATTACTGAAGTAAGAAACACCATAGATAATAATGTTTTTATACCAAATGGAATATATATAAATTACGGCGGAGATTTTGAAGATATGAATGAAGCATTCGGACAGTTAATACAGGCTTTGATTTTGGCTTTAGTTTTAGTTTATGCAATAATGGCTAGTCAGTTTGAATCTTTAATAGCTCCTTTTGTAATAGCATTTGCAATTCCTTTTGGATTTGCAGGTTCTCTTATTGCCTTGTTTATAACGAATACAACACTCAATGCTTATAGTGCTATAGGTTTTATAGTTTTAATTGGAATAGTAGTTAATAATGGTATAGTATTAATAGATTATATGAATCAGATAATGCATGAGCAGCATATAAAAGGAGATGAAGCTGCATTGCTTGCAGGAAAAAGGAGATTAAGACCTGTACTTATGACAACACTGACAACTATATTAGGTATATTGCCTATGACTTTAGGTATAGGAAGCGGAAATGAAATGTATAAGCCTTTAGCTACAGCCTTATTGGGAGGGCTTGTAGTTTCTACTATGTTTACATTAATTATAGTACCAACAATTTATGCAGCTATTAGAAACAAAATACCTCTTAAAGATTATGATAAAAAGGATAAGGAAAGTGCTAATGATTTTGCGGTTAATAATGCTTTAAATTCAAAATCATAA
- a CDS encoding ribokinase, with product MSKKILIIGSINKDLVITAPRFPNEGETILGSNFYTGNGGKGANQACAIAKLGGCVSILGAVGDDSFGKDLFYALESNNVNTDNLIIKKNVSTGIAVITVTDYGANNIIVAQGANALITKDDIKEELISLYDIIVLQLEIPLEIAEYSAYIAKKLGKTVVLNPSPAVKLNKNFLSYVDILMPNETEIDIIGGADYAFECGVKNIILTLGANGCDLINKERIKHFDAYQVNVSDTTAAGDSFLGGVVRMMADDKTIEEAISFAMKVSNITVTRKGAIDSIPTYDEVISQKW from the coding sequence ATGAGCAAAAAAATTTTAATTATAGGAAGTATAAATAAAGATCTTGTTATAACAGCTCCTCGTTTTCCTAATGAAGGAGAAACTATATTAGGCAGCAATTTTTATACAGGTAATGGAGGAAAGGGAGCAAATCAGGCTTGTGCTATAGCTAAATTGGGCGGCTGTGTGAGTATACTAGGAGCTGTTGGAGATGACAGTTTCGGAAAAGATTTATTTTATGCTTTGGAGTCTAATAATGTTAATACGGATAATTTAATAATAAAAAAGAATGTTTCTACAGGTATTGCAGTTATCACGGTTACTGATTATGGTGCAAATAATATTATTGTGGCACAAGGAGCTAATGCTTTAATTACAAAAGATGATATAAAAGAAGAGCTGATATCTTTATATGATATTATAGTGCTTCAGCTTGAAATACCTTTAGAAATAGCTGAATATTCTGCATATATTGCTAAGAAACTAGGAAAAACGGTTGTTCTTAATCCTTCTCCGGCGGTAAAACTTAATAAAAATTTTTTAAGTTATGTTGATATATTGATGCCTAATGAAACAGAGATAGATATTATAGGCGGTGCAGATTATGCTTTTGAGTGCGGAGTAAAAAACATAATACTTACTTTGGGGGCTAACGGCTGCGATTTAATCAATAAAGAAAGAATAAAACATTTTGATGCTTATCAGGTTAATGTTTCCGACACTACTGCTGCAGGAGATAGTTTTTTGGGAGGAGTTGTGAGAATGATGGCAGATGATAAAACTATTGAAGAAGCTATTTCTTTTGCTATGAAAGTATCTAATATAACAGTTACAAGAAAAGGTGCAATAGATTCCATACCAACTTATGATGAAGTTATTTCTCAAAAGTGGTAA